From a region of the Methanolobus tindarius DSM 2278 genome:
- a CDS encoding PEF-CTERM sorting domain-containing protein has product MKNNLKNIALMLIAAIMLAGTVSAAPSITVTEGTTTLDIWTYGNHNSITSGFESYFGSSIVGSTWTDADGRLAVISENGYMSIVTENPSSNFCITFASDNNDGFARVLIDGEMVWQGDTWADVDLAQDINQQKIRSLMITGLEYETHSIIIKNVNVEQEQQQLKQKRIGLFCAAPETAPSNAHDGHVTIYEYGYNFPETEEIPEFPTIAAPIAAIIGIAFIFIKRKEE; this is encoded by the coding sequence ATGAAAAACAATTTAAAAAACATAGCTTTGATGTTAATTGCTGCAATAATGCTGGCAGGAACAGTATCTGCTGCTCCTTCCATAACTGTTACAGAAGGAACAACTACTCTGGACATATGGACATATGGAAACCATAATTCCATAACCAGTGGATTTGAATCATATTTCGGCAGCTCAATTGTAGGAAGTACATGGACAGATGCTGATGGCAGACTTGCAGTGATCAGTGAAAATGGCTACATGAGCATTGTAACCGAAAATCCATCTAGCAATTTCTGTATTACATTCGCAAGTGACAATAATGATGGTTTTGCAAGAGTCCTAATTGATGGAGAAATGGTCTGGCAGGGAGATACCTGGGCAGACGTGGACCTTGCACAGGACATAAATCAGCAGAAGATCAGGTCACTCATGATCACAGGTCTTGAATACGAAACACATTCTATTATCATCAAAAATGTCAATGTAGAGCAGGAACAACAGCAACTGAAACAAAAGAGAATCGGATTATTCTGCGCAGCTCCTGAAACTGCACCATCAAATGCGCATGATGGTCATGTGACTATCTATGAATATGGTTACAATTTCCCTGAAACCGAAGAAATTCCGGAGTTCCCGACTATTGCAGCACCTATTGCAGCAATTATAGGAATTGCTTTCATCTTCATTAAAAGGAAAGAAGAATAA
- a CDS encoding FeoA family protein encodes MAPIIPLAMMPEGKDSKIISINAGKCLINRLRSMGFIENTLLKVKKGVNGSLIVSVNGCDYALGMGMATKIMVQEYSS; translated from the coding sequence ATGGCTCCAATAATACCACTTGCTATGATGCCTGAAGGTAAAGATAGTAAGATTATTTCTATCAATGCAGGTAAATGTCTCATCAATCGCCTAAGATCAATGGGCTTTATTGAGAATACTCTGCTTAAAGTTAAAAAAGGTGTAAATGGTTCTCTTATTGTATCCGTTAACGGCTGTGATTATGCATTGGGCATGGGAATGGCCACAAAGATAATGGTGCAGGAATATTCTTCATAA
- a CDS encoding peptidase U32 family protein → MSTELKEYKIPELIMGVRNFAALKACQQHADAVYFSLDKLSLRSRAQEITTEKLASFIDEIHTHGLKGYMAVNSVIYPDNLTELDEVLECAASAEVDAVIAWDPATITKAAEKDLRIHISTQANVSNQVTAEFYRSLGASRVVLARELSLEQIAELKKDTKMELEAFVHGAMCQAISGRCYLSAYLLGKSGNCGECSQPCRWEWSLHSDNGAIVDIEGKYLMSAKDLCMIEYIPELVKAGIDSFKVEGRLRNPGYTATVSESYRKAIDLFKEGNFTRDKVLPLKEKMALEYNRGFSTGFYFGYPGPDGLAFDFDMNASPVKREAVGIVTNYYPKQSAAAVKLLEQGLEYGETIVIEGSTTYLEQEVTSIVLEGKNVDSVERGNEIGLAVEDIVRKNDRLFKVRK, encoded by the coding sequence ATGTCCACGGAACTTAAGGAATACAAAATACCCGAACTTATAATGGGTGTTAGAAACTTTGCAGCCCTCAAGGCATGCCAGCAACACGCAGATGCAGTTTACTTTTCCCTGGACAAACTGAGTCTCAGATCCCGGGCACAGGAGATTACTACTGAAAAACTTGCGTCTTTTATCGATGAAATACATACACATGGGCTTAAAGGATATATGGCGGTGAACTCTGTAATATATCCAGATAATCTCACCGAGCTTGATGAAGTGCTTGAATGTGCAGCTTCTGCTGAAGTAGATGCTGTTATTGCATGGGATCCTGCCACCATAACAAAAGCAGCGGAAAAAGATCTTCGCATACACATATCAACTCAGGCAAATGTCTCAAACCAGGTAACAGCAGAGTTTTACAGGTCACTCGGAGCCAGCCGAGTGGTTCTTGCAAGAGAACTTAGCCTTGAACAAATTGCTGAATTAAAAAAAGATACAAAAATGGAACTTGAAGCATTTGTCCATGGCGCAATGTGTCAGGCAATCTCAGGCAGATGCTATCTTTCAGCATATCTTCTTGGAAAATCAGGAAACTGCGGAGAATGCAGCCAGCCATGCAGGTGGGAATGGTCCCTTCATTCTGATAATGGAGCAATAGTTGATATTGAAGGAAAATACCTGATGAGTGCAAAAGATCTTTGCATGATCGAGTATATACCCGAACTTGTAAAAGCAGGAATTGACTCATTCAAGGTTGAAGGTAGATTACGCAATCCCGGATATACTGCAACTGTATCTGAATCTTATCGAAAAGCCATAGATCTGTTTAAAGAAGGTAATTTCACCAGGGACAAAGTACTCCCACTCAAAGAGAAAATGGCACTTGAATACAACAGAGGATTTTCAACCGGATTCTATTTCGGATATCCAGGACCAGACGGCCTGGCATTTGATTTTGACATGAATGCATCCCCTGTTAAGCGCGAAGCTGTTGGAATAGTCACAAACTATTATCCTAAGCAGTCTGCTGCTGCAGTTAAACTTCTTGAACAGGGACTGGAGTATGGAGAAACAATAGTCATTGAAGGTAGTACTACTTATCTGGAACAGGAAGTGACATCAATTGTTCTGGAAGGCAAAAACGTTGATTCGGTGGAAAGAGGAAACGAGATAGGACTTGCTGTAGAAGATATTGTTCGCAAAAATGATCGTCTTTTCAAGGTCAGAAAATGA
- a CDS encoding cobalamin B12-binding domain-containing protein, whose protein sequence is MNENDSTKRELINKAKNSVINFNDAEATNVAMETIRSGIDPVDIIEEGFIEGMKTIGDGFESGKMSLMDILTASKTMNKGISLLKPAAISAHEDSCFFGNLMLSL, encoded by the coding sequence ATGAATGAAAATGATTCTACAAAGAGAGAGCTTATCAATAAGGCTAAAAATTCTGTAATCAATTTCAACGATGCTGAAGCAACAAATGTAGCAATGGAGACAATCAGGTCAGGCATTGATCCGGTTGATATCATTGAAGAAGGATTCATAGAGGGTATGAAAACAATTGGTGACGGATTTGAATCTGGAAAAATGTCACTTATGGATATACTTACAGCATCAAAAACAATGAACAAAGGAATATCACTTCTTAAACCAGCAGCAATCAGTGCCCATGAAGACAGCTGTTTCTTTGGAAACCTTATGTTGTCACTTTAA
- a CDS encoding nucleoside deaminase, with amino-acid sequence MDEFMQAAIDEAKKGLEEGGIPIGSVLMKDGKIIGRGHNRRVQHDDPLAHAEIDCIRNAGRIGKYQGTTIYSTLMPCYLCAGAIVQFGIKTVIAGESKTFDGAAEFMKEHGVEVIDLDIDECKNIMEEFIHQKPDIWYEDIGK; translated from the coding sequence ATGGATGAATTTATGCAGGCAGCTATTGATGAAGCTAAAAAGGGACTTGAAGAAGGAGGAATTCCTATTGGCTCTGTCCTTATGAAAGATGGAAAAATAATTGGCAGAGGTCATAATAGAAGAGTTCAACATGATGATCCTCTCGCTCATGCTGAAATTGACTGTATACGTAATGCAGGCAGGATTGGAAAATATCAGGGGACCACAATATATTCCACACTAATGCCATGTTATCTCTGTGCAGGAGCTATCGTTCAATTCGGCATCAAAACAGTAATCGCAGGCGAATCAAAAACATTTGATGGTGCTGCAGAGTTCATGAAAGAACATGGTGTTGAGGTTATTGACCTTGATATTGATGAATGCAAAAACATCATGGAAGAGTTCATTCACCAAAAACCAGATATCTGGTATGAGGATATTGGGAAATAA
- a CDS encoding PAS domain S-box protein: MTYPDKPRVLVVDDEPMNVELLQAYLSEDYEVLSAYNGHEALEIIFNDLPDIVLLDVMMPDINGYQVCERIKNSETTQFIPVVLVTALSGREDRLKGIESKADDFLTKPVDRLELKMRVRSLLRIKKLHDNVIQERDQAQNYLDVAAVMMLALDCSQNITLINKRGLEILGCEESEVIGKNLLEQFIPVSARSEMEIHFLNSLNTSGIDSIYYECPIITKNNDERMVNWYSKPLIDESGKVTGVLFSGQDITIRKKAEEKLREQTHAMEASIDGMAIIDEEGIHSYVNASHAHIFGYDNPRELIGKKWDMLYNPSEVGLFKSTILPDFRKKGKWQGELIGRRKDGSTFYQEISLTALDKGLISVVRDISKRKEFESQLNDYAARLKTSNELKDLFTDILRHDLLNPAGVVKGFTDMLLNEENDENKIHKLQLIDSNVTRLIEMIESAAKFAKLEDTEKLEFKSMDIGSILKNVSEELKPQLEAKDITLDMKVSGHYPAVINPLIDGVFTNFISNAIKYGPSESVVTVDVQDLGDEWKVVVSDKGEGIPDKDKVLIFNRFQRLAEKKKAVKGSGLGLAIAKRIVELHGGSIGVEDNPVGKGSSFWATVKKA; this comes from the coding sequence ATGACATATCCAGATAAACCCCGGGTTCTAGTTGTAGACGATGAACCGATGAATGTTGAGTTGCTTCAGGCTTACCTTTCTGAAGATTATGAAGTTCTTTCTGCCTATAATGGTCATGAGGCGCTTGAGATTATTTTTAACGATTTGCCGGATATTGTTCTTCTTGATGTCATGATGCCTGATATCAATGGTTATCAGGTCTGTGAAAGAATCAAGAATTCTGAGACCACACAATTCATTCCTGTAGTCCTTGTTACTGCTCTTTCTGGCAGAGAAGATCGTTTAAAGGGTATTGAATCAAAAGCTGATGATTTCCTGACAAAACCTGTTGACAGGCTTGAGCTAAAAATGAGGGTAAGGTCTCTTCTTCGCATTAAAAAGCTGCATGATAATGTAATTCAGGAACGTGATCAGGCACAGAATTATCTGGACGTTGCAGCTGTAATGATGCTTGCACTTGACTGTAGTCAGAATATAACTCTAATCAACAAAAGGGGCCTTGAAATTTTAGGCTGTGAAGAGTCAGAGGTTATTGGAAAGAATTTACTGGAACAGTTTATTCCTGTTTCAGCCAGATCTGAGATGGAAATCCATTTTTTAAACTCACTGAACACTTCAGGAATAGACAGTATTTATTATGAATGTCCAATAATAACTAAAAACAATGATGAGCGCATGGTCAACTGGTATTCCAAACCACTCATTGATGAAAGTGGTAAGGTTACTGGTGTTCTCTTTTCAGGCCAGGATATTACTATCAGGAAAAAAGCTGAAGAAAAGCTCAGGGAGCAGACACATGCAATGGAAGCCTCTATAGATGGTATGGCTATTATTGATGAAGAAGGAATTCATAGTTATGTCAATGCTTCTCATGCACATATTTTTGGATATGATAATCCAAGAGAACTAATTGGTAAAAAATGGGATATGCTCTACAACCCTTCTGAAGTAGGACTTTTCAAATCAACAATTTTGCCTGACTTCAGAAAGAAAGGCAAATGGCAGGGTGAGCTTATTGGCAGAAGAAAAGATGGCAGTACTTTTTATCAGGAAATATCCCTGACTGCTCTTGATAAAGGTCTGATATCGGTTGTAAGGGATATATCCAAAAGAAAAGAATTTGAGTCACAATTGAATGATTATGCAGCCCGGCTTAAAACCTCAAATGAACTTAAAGATCTGTTTACAGATATTCTTCGTCATGACCTATTAAATCCGGCAGGTGTTGTAAAAGGTTTTACAGACATGCTGCTGAATGAGGAAAACGATGAGAATAAAATACACAAACTTCAACTCATAGACAGTAATGTAACCCGCCTTATTGAAATGATAGAATCTGCTGCAAAATTTGCTAAACTTGAGGACACCGAAAAATTGGAATTCAAGTCTATGGATATTGGTTCTATTCTTAAAAACGTCTCTGAAGAACTCAAACCACAACTTGAAGCAAAGGATATCACACTTGATATGAAAGTTTCCGGTCATTATCCGGCAGTAATAAACCCTCTAATTGACGGTGTTTTTACCAATTTCATATCTAATGCAATCAAATATGGTCCTTCTGAAAGTGTTGTAACCGTTGATGTGCAGGACTTAGGGGACGAATGGAAAGTAGTTGTTTCTGACAAGGGTGAAGGTATTCCTGACAAGGATAAGGTTTTGATTTTTAATCGTTTCCAGCGCCTTGCCGAGAAGAAAAAAGCAGTAAAAGGATCGGGACTGGGTCTTGCAATTGCAAAAAGAATAGTCGAACTACACGGTGGTAGCATAGGAGTGGAAGATAATCCTGTCGGCAAAGGAAGTTCTTTCTGGGCAACCGTAAAAAAAGCATGA
- a CDS encoding nitroreductase family protein, producing the protein MTAISFDSQLCTDCGICIVTCPLGIILEGDQASLNTPFVPDELSVACAKCGSCEAYCPEGAISPLFNRCYSEVSLEEYRDIDLEQLGIYMRKRRSVRNYSDELVSKEKIERILDIVRFAPSGVNMQPVKWLIIHDPEKVRKITSLTIDWMKEVLSSDEAHPMKMMLPSLISAYENGKDPICRGAPHLALAYTLDLEYMDSTDAVISLSWFELAAPAFGLGACWAGFLKIAATSYQPLIDELDLPEDHVVRHALMFGYPKYEVQRIPGRNPVDVIWK; encoded by the coding sequence ATGACTGCTATATCTTTTGATTCTCAGTTATGCACTGATTGTGGAATATGTATAGTAACATGTCCACTTGGAATTATTCTGGAAGGAGATCAGGCTTCTCTAAACACTCCTTTTGTGCCGGATGAATTGAGTGTTGCCTGTGCAAAATGTGGAAGTTGCGAAGCTTACTGCCCAGAAGGAGCAATATCACCTCTTTTTAACAGATGTTATTCTGAAGTTTCATTGGAGGAGTACAGGGACATTGATCTGGAACAACTTGGTATTTATATGAGAAAACGCCGCTCAGTAAGGAATTATTCTGATGAACTTGTCAGCAAAGAAAAAATAGAACGTATACTGGACATTGTCAGATTTGCTCCCTCTGGTGTAAATATGCAACCTGTAAAGTGGTTAATTATTCATGATCCTGAAAAGGTCCGTAAAATAACTTCACTGACAATAGACTGGATGAAAGAAGTATTATCTTCAGATGAAGCTCATCCCATGAAAATGATGCTTCCTTCTCTAATATCTGCATATGAGAATGGTAAAGATCCCATATGTCGTGGTGCACCACACCTGGCTCTAGCTTATACACTTGATCTGGAATATATGGACTCTACTGACGCTGTAATATCTCTTTCATGGTTTGAACTGGCTGCTCCTGCATTTGGTCTTGGTGCCTGTTGGGCAGGTTTTCTAAAAATTGCAGCAACAAGTTATCAACCTCTTATTGATGAACTCGATCTTCCGGAAGATCACGTTGTCAGACATGCATTGATGTTTGGATATCCTAAATACGAAGTTCAAAGAATTCCAGGTCGAAATCCTGTGGATGTAATATGGAAATAA
- a CDS encoding GTPase yields the protein MASQKLLVKDVIKKADVLLEVVDARFPDETRNSEIEKDISRAKKPFIIVMNKCDLVPKEKLEKAKSKMGKIAPTVFVSSKERFGTTMLRHKILEVADIQGRDIQVGCIGYPNTGKSSVINGVAGRGKASTSAISGHTKGVQIVNAGSRIVFLDTPGVFPLDEHDEYIQGLLGIKDSTHIKDQIGVALKIIEKLAKDDREVLESFYNITFTDENSYDLLEMIGVQCNFLKKKGQIDENRAAIKIINDWQKGLLHQEKTDLE from the coding sequence ATGGCAAGCCAGAAATTATTGGTAAAGGACGTCATTAAGAAAGCTGATGTCCTTCTTGAAGTTGTAGATGCACGTTTTCCAGATGAGACAAGAAACAGTGAAATCGAAAAGGATATCTCACGTGCAAAAAAACCTTTTATCATTGTAATGAACAAATGTGATCTTGTCCCAAAGGAAAAACTTGAGAAAGCAAAGTCGAAAATGGGAAAAATAGCTCCCACTGTTTTTGTTTCCTCAAAAGAAAGATTTGGAACAACAATGCTTAGGCACAAAATACTGGAAGTTGCTGACATACAGGGTCGTGATATACAGGTCGGTTGTATTGGATATCCGAATACCGGAAAGTCTTCTGTGATTAATGGTGTTGCAGGAAGAGGTAAAGCTTCAACTTCTGCAATATCAGGCCATACAAAAGGAGTACAGATAGTAAATGCAGGCTCACGTATTGTTTTTCTCGATACCCCCGGTGTGTTCCCCCTTGATGAGCATGATGAATATATACAGGGACTTCTGGGAATCAAAGATTCAACACACATCAAAGACCAAATAGGAGTGGCGCTTAAAATCATCGAAAAGCTTGCTAAAGATGACAGGGAAGTACTGGAATCTTTCTACAATATCACATTCACTGATGAAAATTCATATGATCTGCTTGAGATGATTGGAGTTCAATGCAATTTCCTGAAGAAGAAAGGCCAAATTGATGAGAACAGAGCTGCCATCAAAATTATAAATGACTGGCAGAAAGGACTTCTCCATCAGGAAAAAACGGACTTAGAGTGA
- the htpX gene encoding zinc metalloprotease HtpX, whose translation MVEWKKDLGLEGRMLLTMFLLAAVYLGFLVFISQYTSASFMLLFVMLFMGAQYYYSDKLVLWSTGAHVVSEAEEPKLHETITRLCVIAGLPKPTVAVVNTSVPNAFATGRSPKKAVVAVTTGLMHKLDQGELEAVLAHELSHVKNRDMAVLTIASFISTLAFYIVRYSFYFGGFGGNRRNSNGGLIAIWIVSIIVWVLSFLLIRALSRYREFAADRGSALITGQPTQLISALRKISGTMANVPTEDLRKVEGMNAFFIIPAAVSGSVMNMLSTHPSMEKRIAALEKIQREIEY comes from the coding sequence ATGGTAGAATGGAAAAAAGACCTGGGACTTGAAGGAAGAATGTTGCTGACAATGTTCCTTCTGGCTGCAGTATATCTGGGATTCCTCGTATTTATTTCCCAGTATACATCTGCAAGCTTTATGCTCCTGTTTGTTATGTTATTTATGGGAGCTCAATATTATTATTCTGATAAACTGGTGCTATGGTCAACCGGTGCACATGTTGTTTCCGAAGCAGAAGAACCAAAGCTCCATGAAACAATTACAAGACTTTGTGTCATTGCGGGTCTTCCAAAACCAACTGTTGCAGTTGTGAATACCTCAGTACCAAATGCCTTTGCAACCGGCAGAAGTCCTAAAAAGGCAGTGGTTGCAGTTACAACGGGACTTATGCACAAACTTGATCAGGGAGAACTGGAAGCTGTGCTTGCACACGAACTAAGTCACGTCAAGAACAGGGATATGGCAGTTTTGACGATAGCCAGTTTCATCTCAACGCTTGCATTCTATATCGTGAGATACAGTTTTTACTTTGGAGGTTTTGGCGGAAATCGCAGAAATTCAAATGGCGGACTAATTGCCATATGGATAGTATCCATAATAGTATGGGTTTTAAGCTTCCTGCTCATCCGTGCACTTTCAAGATACAGAGAATTTGCAGCAGACAGGGGCTCTGCACTCATAACCGGTCAGCCCACACAGCTTATTTCAGCTCTTAGAAAAATCAGCGGAACAATGGCAAACGTACCAACGGAAGATCTCCGTAAAGTTGAAGGAATGAATGCATTTTTCATAATCCCTGCTGCCGTATCGGGATCAGTTATGAATATGCTGTCAACTCATCCATCCATGGAAAAAAGAATAGCTGCCCTTGAAAAGATACAGAGGGAGATAGAGTACTGA
- the pspAB gene encoding PspA-associated protein PspAB, whose product MGFRDLLGSVLGSSRVPKAKTDKLFAISTAVITLELNLGLKPSAVAGICFKSMDMSKYANTRNEIQELLQFSTKETGTDFSIEKDEYNFMWVVLKDKDFEDLVTNIHMISQTLVEQGFGEQILCAVYRFESDGPVYWIYNFKQGNYYPFAPRGKNNRDNNMEFRLKSLMENELPIEKEVGKWYPLWSMPI is encoded by the coding sequence ATGGGTTTTCGAGACCTTTTGGGTTCCGTACTTGGGAGTAGCAGGGTACCTAAAGCAAAAACAGACAAGCTTTTTGCCATATCAACAGCAGTAATCACGCTGGAACTTAACCTGGGCCTTAAGCCATCTGCTGTTGCAGGTATTTGCTTTAAGTCCATGGACATGTCAAAGTATGCAAACACCAGAAATGAAATTCAAGAGTTACTTCAGTTCAGCACAAAAGAAACAGGAACTGATTTTAGCATTGAGAAAGATGAATATAACTTTATGTGGGTTGTTCTCAAGGACAAGGACTTTGAGGATCTTGTGACCAACATTCACATGATTTCACAGACACTGGTTGAACAGGGATTTGGCGAACAGATACTCTGTGCAGTATATCGTTTTGAAAGTGATGGACCTGTATACTGGATATATAATTTCAAGCAGGGAAATTACTATCCATTTGCCCCAAGAGGAAAGAATAACAGGGACAATAATATGGAGTTCAGACTCAAGTCTCTGATGGAAAATGAACTTCCAATAGAAAAAGAAGTGGGGAAATGGTATCCCCTCTGGAGTATGCCAATTTAA
- the pspAA gene encoding PspA-associated protein PspAA gives MIIRIVGEGQYEVPESFYDELNVIDNKIVDLVSEGNEEGYKSELAKLIESIKSCGSQIDDAEIVESDLIVPPEDLTFEEAKEVFKGEGIFED, from the coding sequence ATGATCATAAGGATAGTTGGCGAAGGCCAGTATGAAGTCCCTGAAAGCTTCTATGACGAACTGAATGTAATTGATAATAAGATTGTAGATCTTGTTTCAGAAGGAAATGAGGAAGGATACAAATCTGAGCTTGCAAAACTAATTGAAAGTATAAAATCCTGCGGAAGCCAGATCGATGATGCTGAAATAGTTGAATCAGATCTTATTGTTCCGCCAGAGGACCTGACATTCGAGGAAGCTAAGGAAGTTTTCAAAGGCGAGGGTATATTTGAGGACTAA
- a CDS encoding PspA/IM30 family protein produces the protein MGLFSRMETVVKSKMNKLMDRMEDPRETLDYSYEKQLEMLQDVKRGVAEVATSKKRLQLQRSKLQQNLEKLDSQARDAIKADREDLARLALERKTTLNTQIQGLDQQIEDLEKEQEKLVAAEKRLSTKVEVFRTKKETIKAQYSAAEAQVKINESVSGISEEMADVGLAIERAENKTENMKARASALDELIDTGTLDDLTSSGDDIDRELAKINSATTVDLELEKLKKEAGK, from the coding sequence ATGGGACTATTCAGCAGAATGGAAACAGTAGTTAAATCAAAAATGAACAAACTTATGGATCGCATGGAAGATCCACGTGAAACACTGGATTACTCCTATGAAAAACAGCTTGAAATGCTTCAGGATGTAAAGCGTGGTGTTGCTGAAGTTGCCACTTCAAAAAAGAGACTTCAACTTCAGAGATCAAAGCTCCAGCAGAATTTGGAAAAGCTTGACAGTCAGGCAAGAGACGCTATCAAAGCAGATCGCGAAGACCTTGCACGTCTGGCACTTGAAAGAAAAACCACTCTTAACACCCAGATTCAGGGCTTAGACCAGCAAATTGAAGATCTTGAAAAAGAACAGGAGAAACTTGTAGCTGCCGAGAAACGCCTTTCAACCAAGGTTGAAGTATTCAGGACCAAAAAGGAAACTATAAAAGCCCAGTATTCTGCAGCCGAGGCACAGGTTAAGATCAATGAATCCGTATCAGGAATTAGTGAAGAAATGGCTGACGTAGGTCTTGCAATAGAAAGAGCTGAGAACAAAACTGAAAATATGAAAGCCCGTGCATCTGCACTCGATGAGCTTATTGATACAGGCACACTTGACGATCTTACAAGCAGTGGTGATGATATCGACAGAGAACTTGCAAAAATCAATTCAGCAACGACTGTTGACCTTGAACTTGAAAAACTCAAGAAGGAGGCAGGCAAATGA
- a CDS encoding dicarboxylate/amino acid:cation symporter has translation MSGRYNLPDPLTLIHPRSLKNLNYHLQELVKGRLWLKILIGMMLGIVTGLVLGPSTGTLSQEMSYTIGEWLALPGYLFLAMLQMIVVPLVFASIIRGIAAGEDMEQLKKIGLRTVAYFLVTTALAILIGLTLALTINPGTYISSELVQGTMTSNATQTDTSEFGSFDVAELPGMITTIVPTNPLGSLATGQMLQVVIFSIIIGVALVSMQPVQSKPLLELLGSLQEVSMTVVRWSMLLAPIAVFGLISKFTLNLGIDALMGMLVYVGTVLLGLLLMLIVYMLVIIVVTRRNPLKFLRSIRDVLLLAFSTSSSAAVMPLSIKTAEENIGVRPSISQFVIPLGATINMNGTALYQSIAAVFLAQAFGIELGFGQLLLIMVTVVGASIGTPSTPGVGIVILAMILNSVGIPTSGIALIIGVDRILDMSRTAVNVTGDLVTCVIMDKWVTGKKTANEEFIEVANQEAQRRVHDEDVIVISPGE, from the coding sequence ATGTCAGGCAGGTACAATTTACCAGATCCTCTTACACTTATCCATCCGCGTTCACTTAAAAATCTGAACTACCACCTTCAGGAGCTTGTAAAAGGAAGACTCTGGTTAAAAATATTAATAGGAATGATGCTGGGTATTGTTACAGGACTGGTACTAGGACCTTCGACTGGAACACTAAGTCAGGAAATGTCCTATACTATCGGTGAATGGTTGGCGCTTCCAGGATATCTTTTCCTAGCGATGCTACAGATGATCGTTGTACCTCTCGTTTTTGCATCGATAATTCGAGGAATTGCAGCCGGAGAGGATATGGAGCAATTAAAGAAAATAGGTCTTAGAACCGTAGCTTATTTCCTTGTAACCACTGCCCTTGCAATACTTATAGGACTGACACTTGCACTGACAATAAATCCTGGAACATATATTAGTAGCGAACTTGTTCAGGGGACAATGACATCAAATGCAACACAAACCGATACCAGTGAATTTGGATCCTTCGACGTGGCTGAACTCCCAGGAATGATAACTACAATCGTCCCGACAAATCCCCTGGGATCACTTGCTACCGGACAGATGCTACAGGTTGTTATCTTTTCCATAATAATAGGAGTGGCTCTTGTTTCCATGCAACCGGTGCAATCGAAACCACTTCTTGAGCTGCTGGGTTCTCTTCAGGAAGTCAGCATGACAGTTGTACGATGGAGTATGCTTTTAGCACCTATTGCCGTGTTTGGACTTATCAGTAAATTTACTCTGAACCTGGGAATAGATGCTTTAATGGGAATGCTGGTTTACGTTGGAACTGTTTTACTTGGTCTGTTGCTGATGCTGATAGTGTACATGCTTGTCATTATTGTTGTGACCAGAAGAAATCCACTGAAGTTTCTAAGATCTATACGTGATGTATTATTACTTGCATTTTCAACATCAAGCTCTGCTGCTGTTATGCCACTTTCAATTAAGACCGCGGAAGAAAATATTGGAGTAAGGCCTTCTATTTCCCAATTTGTGATTCCATTGGGAGCTACTATTAATATGAATGGTACGGCTCTTTACCAGAGTATAGCAGCTGTGTTCCTTGCACAGGCATTTGGAATTGAACTTGGATTTGGACAGCTGTTATTGATTATGGTGACTGTGGTAGGAGCATCAATTGGTACCCCTTCAACACCGGGCGTAGGCATTGTTATCCTTGCAATGATACTGAACAGTGTTGGGATACCAACTTCTGGTATTGCACTCATAATCGGAGTTGACAGAATACTTGACATGAGCCGTACTGCTGTTAATGTTACTGGAGACCTTGTGACCTGTGTAATTATGGACAAATGGGTTACAGGTAAGAAAACAGCTAATGAAGAATTCATTGAAGTAGCCAATCAGGAAGCACAGAGAAGAGTCCATGATGAGGACGTAATTGTAATTTCACCTGGAGAATAA